Within Acidimicrobiia bacterium, the genomic segment AACTCCGGGCGGTCCCCGTATTTAGCGGCTCGTTCAAGCACCTGGTCTTTGGTGGGCTCCAGCACACAGTCCAAGCGGCGAAGCACCGTGAGCGGCAAAATCACCCGGCCGTACTCAGACTGCTTGTAATCACCCCGCAACAGGTCAGCCACCGACCAAATAAACGCGGCGTGGTTATTGATTATCGGACTGCTTGTCTGTGCCAACTCGACCGCTCCGTGATGTTCTCATGAGGATCCCATGTTCGCACTCCACCATCAACTTTGCTGGCTCCACTCAACGCATCGGCGGTTAGGCGACGGCTCGTAGTCGGCGGCGGCTTATCAGCTTGTGTTCGTGTTGAGCGCAGGCGGTGTGCTGGGCGACATGGACATCCCAGGCCACCGCGTTGTTCAACAACACCGCCCCGACCAGGTCGAGGAGGAAATGGCTGGGGTTGAGACTTGAGGCCCGTTCCCGTGGCAGCATGGCTTTCAACCACGAAAACACGGATTCGGAATCGCTTCGGAGCCCTTCGACCCGGTCCGAGTATGGGGTGGACTCGTTAACTGGGCGGACCCAGTCCGCCAGCGCGAACGGTTCCTTTCTTTGGTTTCGGCCTTTGCGGTCCGCCGCGAAGTCAATCTCAACATCTAAAGCCCCAGCCGAGCAGGGGACCCTGAGCCGGCCGATCGGATGCCACCCATCGATCCGGTGCTCCCACCGCAGATCCACACACTCAACATAGGTTGCGTTAATCGATGGCTGGTCACCAGGGATGACCGCGACGACCGCTCCGTCCATGGCCCAAAGCTCATGCACACAAGCCCGGGACCCCACCTGGTGGGTAACCAGTTGGAGCTGGTGGATTTTGAGTCGGGCTTTGGGGGCAGTTTTGTCTGCTGAACGCCGACGCGCTCCTTTACCTTTCCGTTTTTCTCGTACCCCAGCGCTGCTGTAGCCGGCCCGTTGCAGCTCCACTGGAAGATTCACATGCGCATGGTTTTTGGCTGCTTCTGGCATAGCCACCACCGGGAGCACTCCGGTTTTCATTAACCGGCGAATGTGGGAACCGGACATCAGCCGGTCATACACCACATGAGACACCCCTCCGCCAGCCTGGGCGATGATCTGGTCAAACAGCCCAAGGGACGCCCCGATCTCGTTGGCGTCACGAAATAGCTGGAGTCCAAGGATTACTCGCTGCCAGCGTTGGCGGCCATGGCAGCCAACCATCGCGATCGGCAAACCGGTTTGCTCCCTCGGCCCGCCCTTGCCCTCAAAACGATGCGCTAACCGAGGACTACGCACCGCCCGGGACCCCTGCACCTCTCCGTTGTGGTCAACGGAAACATCCGACAGTGCTGTAAATACTGTGCCATCCCCATAGATCACCCGTCCCGGGGCGGGTCGATGCCACGGCGAGCTAACCGCCGGGTCCAGCAGCCCCATCGACTGGGCCAGTGGCACTGCCACCTCAGCCACCGCCTCCGCTAACGCATCAGCAAACCCCTCCCCGGTGGCTTCCCGAAGATGGCGCAGCTTGTCAAAAGTTGGAGGAGCAACCGAAAGCTCACGCCCAACACGGGCTGCGGATTCACGCAAATAATCCCAAACCGGGGTAGCCATGAAAGTGGAGCTACACGTATTGGCTGAACCAATCGCCCAGCGACCCGCCAAAAACACCAGCATCGACACCCACTCCGCCCGAGACCCCCGGCCATCCTGCAGGAAGTCGCTGAATACATCTGCTAGCTCTTCGAGGCCGGGCATGGCCGCTACTGCTTCCAGATCGGAGAACGGATTCCGGTCCATCAGATCAACCTCCAGACGAGACGCCCCATGCGTCTCCTGGAGAAAGGTCCGAAATCACCCGCCCGCCGCAATCCCCACCGGGGCGTACCACAATAAGACCCCATCTGTTCCCACAATAAATGTCCGCTGAACCCATCCCGGTGGCGAGTTGTGGCTCGTCTGGTGCTTGGACGCGGGCTCTCCCAAAGCAGTTTGTGCGGCGAGCGCTAAAGAGGAATTTCGTAATGGTGGTTTCTGTCGGCACTGAATGACGGCCGGTAAACCAGCAAACCTTGCCGTTTCAGACGGCGTTCCTGTGCAGCGATCTGTACCTCGGTCACTTCGATGTGGATATGTCAGTGTTCTCCGAAGAGACCCGATCCGTCCGGCGCAGCAACGTGGTGCAGTTCGAGAAGTTCTGCGAAAAGCTCAAGTGGGCCATCCAGGTGTACCGGATCAGAGCCGTCGCCAACCGTGGCCCTGCCTTGGTAGCCATGGGCGACGGCAAACTCAAAGCCGTCACCGCCGAGCTAATGCTGAAGTTTCGCGAGAACGTAGCCATCGACTGGAACAGCAAGCAATCCGCCCAAGCTGGCATCCGGGCCACCGCAAAGACCCTCCTCGCTCGGCACGGCTACCCTCCGGGCTACAGCGACGAAGCCATCGAACCGTCCTCAAACAGAGCGAAGTATTCGCTGAAACGTGGACACAGGAAACAGCCGCATAGCAGGCCGGATGTAGCCGTGAAATAAAGTCCCATGTGGCTGTCAGCGAGGTCGAGGACAATACAGACATGACTGACCCCCGCTTCCTCAGACGACGAGCTTTGGGCTCGCCAAGTTGGCCCAGCTCTCAACGAAGCCAACACCGCCGAACTTCTTGGGCAGACAGTGACCGAGACCGCCACAGACCCGGGCTTGCTCCGTATTCGCAGCAGCGAGGGGCAGCACGTCTACCCAATCTTCCAATTCGATAGTGCTCACCCACTCCCCGGACTGGCTAAGACCCTCGAGATCCTGCGACAGGCAACCTCCGACGTCGGGGTGCTCGCGTGGCTCACAGGTATCCATCCGCACCTCGAGGGCACACCCGTCGATGCCCTCCGCGCCGGCGACATAGACACAGTACTCGCTCTGGCCACCCGTTTCGCCAACCACAACAGATAGCGAACACTTCAGGTCGGGCTACGAGCTAACCGACTCCAACCCGGCTCCACAGGATGTGCAAACTCGGACGAGTTCGTGTGCAAGCCATCTTCGCCTGACATGCCAAGAAGCCGCTCGACCTACACAGACGCGAATTGAGGGAACACGCCCACCAATATCGTCAACCACGTGATCCAGAGAGCCGAATTACACCACCAAATACCGCCCCCGCTCCGGACGGGTCACTGCCCCCCGCCCAAGCAAGTAGTTCAATGTGGCAGTAACCAAACGAAGATCCTCAGTCCGCCCCGAAGCTGTTAACCGCCCCAGGATTTCGGTCGGAGACAACGTCAGACCCGAGTCCCGTAAAACCGCGACAATCGCATCGGACCTAGACATCGCAACAACGTCCTGAACCAGAGGTTCACCGGATCGAAGGAAAGCCAGCTCCGCCTCGATCCCCCGACATCGCGCCATCACTTCCCGAGCTAAACGCTGCTGCTCAGCAAGATCCCGTTCCAGTTCCCTAATCCGACGCTTAGCCACGCCAGCAGCATAACAGACATTAAAGACAAAGAGACAAACAAAGGACAAAGGTTGTCTTTGTCTTCACTCAAGCGAAGCGCGAGTAAACTACAACACCAACTCAGATGCCGCCTACGATTACCTGGCGCGACTTCACGCCGAACAATACGCTGAGGTAACCGCGGAAGTCCCGCCCTCGTAGCTCAGTGGATAGAGCACTTCTCTCCTAAAGAAGGGGCCGTAGGTTCGATTCCTACCGGGGGCACTTTTTCAACTTGTTAGGCTTTGGTCATCACTATGAACAGCCCTAGGCCGCCGGTTCCTTACCGCTTACTAACCGCCACGTTCACTTTTATAGTGCCTATGGTGCTTGCAGTCGCGGCCATCTTGTGGGTTCGGAGCTTCGCACACGAACTGCCAAATCCAGTCGCCAACCACTGGGGTGCCAGCGGTAAACCCGACGGTACCGGCACGTGGCAGGGCTCTATCACCGGGATTGTCTTGGTCACGGCCCTGATGTGTGCCATAGGAACTGTTATAGGTGTTAGTCTTGGTCGATGGGCGGCCACACGACGACTAGCCGTCTTCGTCAGCATGTGGAGCGCGATCGCGCTGCCTTGGTTCGTAGCTGGTGGACTCTGGCAACAGCGCGGTCTCGCCAACGCTCTTGAAGCACCCGATGTTTACCGTCCCATGTGGATGGCTTTCACCCTAGCCGCAGTGGTAGCTGGAATTGTGGCCGCCCTAATACCTGCCGATGCCCCCTTGCCAGCCACAGAGCCACTTCCACCCGAGGCATCTCGAGCCAGTCTGGAACCGCATGAACTGGCCAACGCTAGCTGGACTGAAGTAATTGTGATGCCCGGGTTTCACCCATTAGCGGGCGGCGGCATTGTCGCCACCATACTTCTTGCGCTGATGGCCACCTGGCGGACACTGGCCATTGCCAGTGTGGCGGCACTAACCCTGGCCGCGCTCACCTTGTTATTAGTAGCTATGGGGCGATGGACCGTAACAATTAACGCTCACGGCCTAGTGGCCAGTCCATTCTTTGGTAGACCACGAACTCGCATCCCCTTAAACGAAATCATTTCGGCCGAAGTTACGACCGTGAAACCTTTCCAAGAGTTCGGTGGCTGGGGTTACCGGGTGGGCCGAGGAGGCACGGTAGGCATCGTGATTCGTCGGGGCAAAGCGCTAAAGGTTCATCGCAGCGGCCAGCGCGATCTCATCATCACAATTGATAACGCTGCAGCTGGTGCCGCTTTGCTAAACACCCTGGTGGAACACTCACGTCAATAGTGCCCCATCGGCCCAAACCATTCGCCCAGGCCAAAGGTCCAAACCAATTTGCGGTGGCTTTAGCGCTTCAGGCCGTCAAGGGCCAGGGCAATCGCATGGTCATCACGCAACATCAGTCCGAAGCTGACTACATCGTCATGGTCGAACAGGGGTGCCTTTGGATCGGCAACCTCCCGAGCTGGCGTCTTCCAAACCGAGTATGAAACACCCGCTGAAATCAGCAAGTCAATCATGTCGCCCGGAGCCTTCTTCACCACCACGCCAGCACAACTGGGGCAACGAAACGAGTAGGAAGCGCTGAGGTCGTCCTCGTTGATCATCACTTGAACATCAGCAACAGTCAGCTCCACGTCTCCACAAGTTCCGCATGTTGCCTTAATGGTGGTCATTAGCTTCGTACCCTTCGCACTCTCATCAAATGCTTCGACCACTTTCGGTGAGACCTTGAGTAAAAACATTGCTGGGTGTAAGCAATGAGCAGCACGGCCCATTCGGGCCCTCAAAGGATCGAAGCATGCCTAAACCACCGCGCTCACAAGTGCGCAATTACCATCCTGCACAAATCATTGTATTTGGCTTCGGTTCCGTTATTTTGGCAGGCAGCGCCCTCTTGATGCTGCCAATTTCTCACACCGGCAGCGCTGACATTCGACCTATCACCGCGCTCTTTACGGCCACTTCAGCCGTTTGCGTGACCGGGCTAGCGACAGTTGAAACAGCCACCTCCTGGACCACCTTTGGCCATGTCGTGATTTTGGTACTCATCCAGCTCGGCGGACTGGGAATCATGAGCTTGGCCTCCCTCGCCGGCATTCTAATTAGCCACCGCTTGGGCCTACGTTCCCGACTGCGAGCTCAAGCCGAAACCGGAGCACTCAACCTGGGCGACGTTCGCACCGTGTTGCGAGGCGTGCTGGCGGTAACTCTCTTCTTTGAAGGCCTCGCCGCCACCACACTCACTTTGTGGTTCATGTTCCACCATCACTACAACCCTTCCAAGGCCATTTGGAACGGTGTCTTTCACTCCATTTCGGCCTACAACAACGCCGGTTTCGCCCTGTTTGAGGGAAATTTGGTGCGTTTCGCGCACGACCCCTTCGTGCTTATCGTCATTGCACTGGCCATCATCGCTGGCGGCATCGGCTTTCCCGTCATCCTCGACCTACGCCGTGAGCGCTTTCGTTTCAAAGCCTGGACGCTACACACCAAACTCGTGGTCATCATGACGGTGGCGCTCATTCTGATCGGCACCACCTTCTTCACCATTTCTGAATGGGACAACCCGGCGACTCTTGGCCCGCTCAACTCTGCGGAATCAGTAACCGGCGGCTTCTTCGCCGCAATTACCGACCGCACCGCTGGTTTCAATGCTCTAGATTACGGTTCAGCCAACGAATCAACGGTATTAATCACCACCATCTTCATGTTCATCGGCGCTGCGCCCGCTGGAACCGCAGGCGGCGTAAAGGTCACAACCATCGCCGTTCTTACGCTCATGGTTTGGTCGGAGATGCGAGGCGACCCCGATGTAAGCGCCTTCGGTCGACGCCTGCCCCGATTTTCACAACGCCAGTCACTCGCCATCTTCCTCTTGGGTTTAGGCGCCACCCTCGTTGGTACCGTGGTCCTAATCACTACCGGTCCATTTGAAATTGGTGCCGCGGCCTTCGAAGCCGCCTCGGCCTTTAGCACCACCGGTCTAACAACAGGCATAACTCCGCTTCTGAAAATTCCGGCCCAACTTATTCTTATAACTCTTATGTTCTTGGGCCGCGTTGGCCCGGTAACGTTAGGCACGGCCCTAGTTCTACGTGAACGCGGCCGTTTGTTCCGCTACCCCGAAGAACGTCCCATGGTCGGCTAAATGGCAACCACCCGATGACACCCGCTCGCCTCTTAGTACTTCTGTACTCGCTGGCCCTCGCCTTAGGCACGGTGTTGTTGCTGCTTCCATACGCCACCCGAGGTCCGGCTGCTCCCTTCGACATCGCCTTCTTCACCGCCACGTCAGCCATTTCGGTAACCGGCTTGGTAGTAGTTGACACCCACAGCTACTGGAGCGGTTTTGGCCATTTAGTCATCTTGGCGCTCATTCAGCTGGGCGGACTTGGAATTGTGACGCTTGGGTCGATCGCCGGTTTGGTGGTGTCACGACGCCTGGGGCTAAGCGGACGGCGCTTGGCGCAACTCGAAAGCGGGCTCGATCTGGGCGACGTCCGTCATGTGTTACGAACCGTGCTCAAAATCGCGGCCGTGGTTGAAGCGACCACTTTTGTACTTCTGACCGGCGTGTTCTATTTCCTTCACCATGCCGCCTTCCCCGAGGCACTGCGTTTAGGTGGCTTCCACGCCATTTCGGCCTTCAACAACTCGGGCTTTTCGCTCTTTAGCAATAGCTTGGAAGACTATGTGACTGACCCCTTTATCTGCGGAATTGTAGCTTGTGCCGTGCTTATCGGGGCCGTTGGTTTTCCGGTGCTGACCGACATTCGACGCAACCATCTCTCACCGAGGCGCTGGAGTCTGCACACAAAGTTGACCCTCTCGGCCATGGGTGCCGTGCTGGGGGTCAGTGCCCTTATTTTTTTGTGGTTCGAATGGACCAACCCAGCCACCCTCGGCGAGCTTCAAACCAGCGGAAAAATATTGGCGTCGTTCTTCAACACCTCCATGCGAACAGCCGGATTTTCGAGCATCGACTTTGGTCAGCTGAACGAAACAACCCAACTGGCCACCATTGTTTCCATGTTCATCGGCGGAGGTAGCGTTTCGGCCGCCGGAGGAATAAAAGTAACGACTTTGGCCCTAATTCTCTTAGCGGTGATAACTGAATATCGAGGCGATCAAGACGTTACGGCCTTTAGACGCCGCATCCCGCCAGAGGCGATTCGCCAAGCTGTCGCCATCACACTGACTGGAGTAGTAGCCGTTTTAACTGTGACGATGCTGATCTTGGCAATTGAAAAATTCCCTCTCACGAACACCCTCTTTGAAGTGACCTCGGCGGCAAGTATTGTCGGGCTATCAACTGGTCTT encodes:
- a CDS encoding potassium transporter TrkG, whose translation is MTPARLLVLLYSLALALGTVLLLLPYATRGPAAPFDIAFFTATSAISVTGLVVVDTHSYWSGFGHLVILALIQLGGLGIVTLGSIAGLVVSRRLGLSGRRLAQLESGLDLGDVRHVLRTVLKIAAVVEATTFVLLTGVFYFLHHAAFPEALRLGGFHAISAFNNSGFSLFSNSLEDYVTDPFICGIVACAVLIGAVGFPVLTDIRRNHLSPRRWSLHTKLTLSAMGAVLGVSALIFLWFEWTNPATLGELQTSGKILASFFNTSMRTAGFSSIDFGQLNETTQLATIVSMFIGGGSVSAAGGIKVTTLALILLAVITEYRGDQDVTAFRRRIPPEAIRQAVAITLTGVVAVLTVTMLILAIEKFPLTNTLFEVTSAASIVGLSTGLSGELNTASRLIITVLMLLGRLGPMTVGAALMLRERQRLYRFAQERPIVG
- a CDS encoding type I restriction enzyme endonuclease domain-containing protein, whose protein sequence is MPFQTAFLCSDLYLGHFDVDMSVFSEETRSVRRSNVVQFEKFCEKLKWAIQVYRIRAVANRGPALVAMGDGKLKAVTAELMLKFRENVAIDWNSKQSAQAGIRATAKTLLARHGYPPGYSDEAIEPSSNRAKYSLKRGHRKQPHSRPDVAVK
- a CDS encoding potassium transporter TrkG translates to MPKPPRSQVRNYHPAQIIVFGFGSVILAGSALLMLPISHTGSADIRPITALFTATSAVCVTGLATVETATSWTTFGHVVILVLIQLGGLGIMSLASLAGILISHRLGLRSRLRAQAETGALNLGDVRTVLRGVLAVTLFFEGLAATTLTLWFMFHHHYNPSKAIWNGVFHSISAYNNAGFALFEGNLVRFAHDPFVLIVIALAIIAGGIGFPVILDLRRERFRFKAWTLHTKLVVIMTVALILIGTTFFTISEWDNPATLGPLNSAESVTGGFFAAITDRTAGFNALDYGSANESTVLITTIFMFIGAAPAGTAGGVKVTTIAVLTLMVWSEMRGDPDVSAFGRRLPRFSQRQSLAIFLLGLGATLVGTVVLITTGPFEIGAAAFEAASAFSTTGLTTGITPLLKIPAQLILITLMFLGRVGPVTLGTALVLRERGRLFRYPEERPMVG